The following coding sequences are from one Streptomyces venezuelae window:
- a CDS encoding response regulator, with translation MPGMNFELRATPQETAAIADSAVGAVAQRLAWQLLDGPEHPAADDAAQPLLLLHVLDQLQQATERLQREAAGAAAEAGAGYPQIGAACGMTRQGARRRWPGLFHHSPEKRTERSMMTTPARPFDVLLVEDDIADAMLIEEALSERGARNLVQVTDGVAALEHLRTPGSPRPDLIVLDLNMPRMNGRDLLKVLKADEDLQTIPVVVLTTSTAPEDVTGAYSSHANAYVTKPVNLEEFETAVQSIDAFYLDTATRPRP, from the coding sequence ATGCCGGGCATGAACTTCGAGTTGCGAGCCACTCCGCAGGAGACGGCCGCCATCGCCGACTCGGCGGTCGGCGCCGTCGCGCAACGACTCGCCTGGCAACTCCTCGACGGACCCGAGCACCCGGCGGCGGACGACGCGGCGCAGCCGCTGCTCCTGCTGCACGTGCTGGACCAGCTCCAGCAGGCCACCGAGCGGCTCCAGCGGGAGGCCGCGGGGGCCGCGGCCGAAGCGGGCGCCGGCTATCCGCAGATCGGCGCCGCGTGCGGCATGACCCGGCAGGGCGCTCGGCGCCGCTGGCCGGGGCTTTTTCACCACTCCCCCGAGAAACGCACGGAGCGTTCCATGATGACGACCCCCGCCCGTCCCTTCGACGTCCTGCTCGTCGAAGACGACATCGCCGACGCGATGCTCATCGAGGAGGCACTCTCCGAGCGCGGGGCCCGCAACCTGGTTCAGGTCACCGACGGTGTCGCCGCCCTGGAGCACCTGCGCACCCCGGGCAGCCCGCGGCCCGATCTCATCGTCCTCGACCTGAACATGCCGCGCATGAACGGCCGGGACCTCCTGAAGGTCCTCAAGGCGGACGAGGACCTGCAGACCATCCCCGTGGTCGTCCTCACCACGTCCACCGCCCCGGAGGACGTGACCGGCGCGTACAGCAGCCACGCCAACGCGTACGTGACGAAGCCCGTCAACCTGGAGGAGTTCGAGACGGCCGTGCAGAGCATCGACGCCTTCTATCTCGACACCGCCACCCGGCCCCGCCCCTGA
- a CDS encoding PDR/VanB family oxidoreductase translates to MQHTVVEHMDRVTEDVVALTLRATAGDLAPWDPGAHIDLSLPNWLDRQYSLCGDPAERDAYRVAVRYDPLSRGGSEYVHRFLRPGRTLPVSLPRNHFPLVPAPGYLFLAGGIGITPLLPMLRAAVTAGIPSTLVYAGPSRHSMPFADELHRTYGDVVRIVETGRHGRPDLHALAATLPPGTLVYCCGPATMLAAAEAAFPAERLHAERFQPAVRSFGPDTAFEAVCARSGGAVAVPADESLLDALAHAGRPLPAGCREGICGSCEVTVLDGTPEHRDDIGAPEGRMFACVSRAVSPRLVLDL, encoded by the coding sequence ATGCAGCACACCGTCGTCGAGCACATGGACCGGGTCACCGAAGACGTCGTCGCCCTCACCCTGCGCGCCACCGCGGGCGACCTCGCCCCCTGGGACCCCGGCGCCCACATCGACCTGTCCCTGCCCAACTGGCTCGACCGGCAGTACTCGTTGTGCGGGGACCCCGCCGAGCGGGACGCCTACCGCGTCGCCGTCCGGTACGACCCGCTCAGCCGGGGCGGCTCCGAGTACGTCCACCGCTTCCTGCGTCCGGGCCGCACCCTCCCGGTGTCCCTCCCCCGCAACCACTTCCCGCTCGTCCCCGCCCCGGGCTACCTCTTCCTCGCCGGCGGCATAGGCATCACGCCCCTGCTCCCCATGCTGCGCGCGGCGGTCACCGCCGGGATCCCCTCGACGCTTGTGTACGCGGGTCCTTCGCGGCACAGCATGCCCTTCGCCGACGAACTGCACCGCACCTACGGTGACGTGGTGCGGATCGTGGAGACCGGGCGGCACGGCAGACCGGACCTCCATGCCCTCGCGGCCACGCTGCCTCCCGGCACGCTGGTCTACTGCTGCGGACCCGCGACGATGCTGGCGGCGGCCGAAGCCGCGTTCCCCGCGGAGCGGTTGCACGCGGAACGCTTCCAGCCTGCGGTGCGGTCCTTCGGCCCCGACACGGCGTTCGAGGCGGTCTGCGCACGGTCCGGGGGCGCTGTCGCCGTACCGGCCGACGAGTCGCTGCTCGACGCCCTCGCCCACGCGGGACGCCCCCTGCCCGCGGGCTGCCGCGAAGGAATCTGCGGCAGCTGCGAAGTCACCGTCCTGGACGGTACGCCCGAGCACCGCGACGACATCGGAGCGCCCGAGGGCCGCATGTTCGCCTGCGTGTCACGCGCCGTGTCGCCCCGCCTCGTCCTCGACCTCTGA
- a CDS encoding mycofactocin-coupled SDR family oxidoreductase, whose amino-acid sequence MTRGMGRLEGKAAFVTGAAGGLGRSYVQRMAEEGADLVIVDICRPVDTVPYRLSSPEELSEAVEEVEALGRRVVARQADVRDRDALQEAYDAGLAAFGQIDVVVANAGIAPLLVDDRVQAWHDAIDINLTGTFHTIEVAVPSMIDADRGGSIVIVSSTAGLVGIGGASNGGLGYAASKHGVVGLMRTYANNLAPHSIRVNSVHPTGVATRMVADPVMAEFVAQDPILSEGSPNALPVDTVEPDDVANAVLWLASDEARYVTGVTLPVDAGFINRR is encoded by the coding sequence ATGACCCGCGGAATGGGGCGTCTTGAGGGCAAGGCGGCCTTCGTCACCGGCGCGGCCGGCGGTTTGGGCCGCAGTTACGTCCAGCGGATGGCGGAGGAGGGCGCCGACCTGGTCATCGTCGACATCTGCCGGCCGGTCGACACCGTGCCCTACCGGCTGTCGTCGCCGGAGGAACTGTCCGAAGCGGTCGAGGAGGTGGAGGCGCTGGGCCGCCGCGTCGTCGCCCGGCAGGCCGACGTGCGCGACCGGGACGCCCTCCAAGAGGCGTACGACGCCGGGCTCGCCGCGTTCGGGCAGATCGACGTCGTCGTCGCCAACGCCGGAATCGCGCCGCTCCTGGTGGACGACCGGGTCCAGGCGTGGCACGACGCCATCGACATCAACCTCACCGGCACCTTCCACACCATCGAGGTGGCCGTCCCTTCGATGATCGACGCGGACCGGGGCGGCTCGATCGTCATCGTCAGCTCCACCGCGGGCCTTGTCGGCATCGGCGGGGCCAGCAACGGCGGCCTCGGCTATGCCGCGTCCAAGCACGGTGTGGTCGGGCTGATGCGGACGTACGCCAACAACCTCGCCCCGCACAGCATCAGGGTGAACTCCGTGCACCCCACCGGCGTGGCCACCCGTATGGTCGCCGACCCGGTCATGGCCGAGTTCGTCGCCCAGGACCCGATCCTGTCCGAGGGGTCCCCGAACGCGCTGCCCGTGGACACCGTCGAACCGGACGACGTGGCCAACGCGGTCCTGTGGCTCGCCTCGGACGAAGCCCGCTACGTCACCGGCGTCACGCTGCCCGTGGACGCCGGATTCATCAACCGCCGCTGA
- a CDS encoding amidohydrolase, with protein sequence MGEPYADLILVGGDVKTASGWAEGLAVRAGVIETVGTRADALRRRGPETRVRDLAGDTVLPGLHDLHVHPVYAGVRERRCKIPQGSDLATTLRIVAEHVRRTAPGAWVLGGQWDAYALGGIPDRTMLDSVAPGHPVLLEDTSGHSSWANSAALRIAGVGPGTPDPAGGIFERDAAGRPSGIQRETAADLLAASAPRPDDDEVEAALEWALGEMLSYGITSFTEAAVGFTAGPRAELRAYTRLAARGTVRQRVRLSLVWSPYDPTCEDVIAHRNLYASDRVTPDCVKIFLDGVPTDSHTAAMLEPYADTVAGRGDEAGRHGMLVVAPAVLDQAVTRFDRMGITVKFHAAGDAAVRAALDAIEAARTANGHGPCMHNVGHCTFVSKPDIERATRLGATFEVSPYLWRPSPICSDIAAAVGREAVERAWPVREMLDARALVVAGSDWCVVPSVSPWSAMETLVTRQEPGGSTDRFGASQAIGLEEAFDLFTVNSARQEGMAHRVGRIEPGMLADIIVVDRNPFEVPITQVHATEVRMVFIEGEQVVRERPEPD encoded by the coding sequence ATGGGTGAGCCGTACGCGGATCTGATTCTCGTGGGCGGGGACGTGAAGACGGCGTCGGGCTGGGCCGAGGGGCTCGCCGTGCGTGCCGGTGTCATCGAGACGGTCGGCACCCGCGCCGACGCCCTGCGCCGACGCGGCCCTGAGACGCGGGTGCGCGACCTGGCCGGGGACACCGTGCTGCCCGGCCTGCATGACCTCCACGTGCATCCGGTCTACGCCGGGGTCCGCGAACGCCGCTGCAAGATCCCGCAGGGCTCCGACCTCGCCACCACCCTCCGCATCGTGGCCGAGCACGTCCGCCGCACCGCCCCCGGTGCGTGGGTCCTGGGCGGTCAGTGGGACGCGTACGCCCTCGGAGGCATCCCGGACCGGACGATGCTCGACTCCGTCGCGCCCGGCCACCCGGTTCTCCTGGAGGACACCAGTGGGCACAGCTCGTGGGCGAACAGCGCGGCGCTGCGGATCGCCGGCGTCGGTCCCGGCACACCCGACCCGGCGGGCGGCATCTTCGAGCGGGACGCGGCGGGCCGTCCGAGCGGCATCCAGCGCGAGACGGCCGCCGATCTGCTGGCGGCGTCGGCGCCCAGACCGGACGACGACGAGGTGGAGGCGGCGCTGGAGTGGGCCCTCGGGGAGATGCTCTCCTACGGGATCACGTCGTTCACCGAAGCCGCGGTCGGCTTCACCGCGGGGCCACGGGCCGAACTGCGCGCCTACACGCGTCTCGCCGCGCGGGGCACCGTCCGGCAGCGCGTACGACTCAGCCTCGTGTGGTCGCCGTACGACCCCACGTGCGAAGACGTGATCGCGCACCGCAACCTCTACGCGAGCGACCGCGTCACGCCCGACTGCGTGAAGATCTTCCTGGACGGCGTGCCGACCGACAGCCACACGGCCGCCATGCTCGAACCGTACGCGGACACCGTGGCCGGGCGGGGCGACGAGGCGGGCCGGCACGGAATGCTCGTGGTCGCGCCCGCCGTCCTCGACCAGGCCGTGACCCGGTTCGACCGGATGGGCATCACGGTCAAGTTCCACGCGGCCGGCGACGCTGCGGTCAGGGCGGCGCTCGACGCCATCGAGGCGGCCCGCACCGCGAACGGCCACGGCCCGTGCATGCACAACGTGGGTCACTGCACGTTCGTGTCGAAGCCGGACATCGAGCGTGCGACACGGCTCGGGGCGACCTTCGAGGTGTCGCCCTACCTGTGGCGGCCGTCGCCGATCTGCTCCGACATCGCGGCGGCCGTCGGCAGGGAAGCCGTGGAACGCGCCTGGCCCGTGCGCGAGATGCTCGACGCCCGTGCCCTGGTCGTGGCGGGCTCGGACTGGTGCGTCGTGCCGTCGGTGAGCCCGTGGTCGGCCATGGAGACGCTCGTGACCCGGCAGGAACCCGGGGGAAGCACCGACCGGTTCGGTGCGTCCCAGGCCATCGGCCTCGAGGAGGCGTTCGACCTGTTCACGGTCAACTCCGCCCGCCAGGAAGGCATGGCGCACCGCGTCGGACGCATCGAACCCGGCATGCTCGCCGACATCATCGTCGTCGACCGGAACCCCTTCGAAGTACCGATCACGCAGGTCCACGCCACCGAGGTCAGGATGGTGTTCATCGAAGGGGAACAGGTCGTGCGGGAGAGGCCGGAACCGGACTGA
- a CDS encoding ATP-binding protein: MSDQRSSVGEFLSVSAAFEESGEIGAARDLARSFLTDVQAVHGLPVSAGAMGTVQLVVSELVTNARKYAPGPSLLSLDVRSGAVEVSVWDSSTALPAVLPPDPSRIGQHGLEIVMALCRSFTVHREPVGKRITAVIELAENSPL, encoded by the coding sequence ATGAGCGACCAGCGATCGTCGGTGGGCGAGTTCCTGTCGGTTTCCGCGGCCTTCGAGGAGAGCGGGGAGATCGGCGCCGCCCGTGACCTGGCCCGCAGTTTTCTTACCGATGTGCAGGCCGTGCACGGGCTGCCCGTCTCCGCAGGGGCGATGGGCACGGTGCAGTTGGTGGTCAGCGAGCTCGTGACCAACGCCCGCAAGTACGCGCCCGGTCCTTCGCTGCTGAGCCTGGACGTGCGGTCCGGCGCCGTCGAGGTGAGCGTGTGGGACAGCAGCACCGCGCTGCCCGCGGTCCTGCCGCCGGACCCGAGCCGCATCGGACAGCACGGCCTGGAGATCGTCATGGCCCTGTGCCGGAGCTTCACGGTGCACCGCGAGCCCGTGGGCAAGCGGATCACCGCGGTGATCGAGCTGGCGGAGAACTCCCCGCTCTGA
- a CDS encoding NAD-dependent epimerase/dehydratase family protein, whose protein sequence is MSAITSSDLHIVLGAGPAGSTLAGELARRGHAVRLVDRSGSGSAPEGVTRVRGDVGTLDGARSVIKGAAVVYHCVNVAYHLQVDVMPGIQDAVLGAVEAEGARLVVLDTLYPYGETQGRVMTEDTAWRATGQKGRMRAALDEKYLAAHQRGRARVVLGRSADFVGPQVLNSTLGGAVFPGALTGGEVYGLGDIDLPHSYTDIRNAAAGLATLGEHPDGDGRVWHLPTAPALTTREVFRLIERKVGQPLNTVIKQEPVPFGPFDQVFMDSYAELFYQHTEPQVMDSSAIQETFGLKPIDLDATLDDTIAWYRDFLAAQR, encoded by the coding sequence ATGTCTGCCATCACCTCATCCGACCTGCACATAGTCCTCGGCGCCGGTCCGGCGGGTTCGACGCTCGCCGGTGAGCTGGCCCGTCGCGGGCACGCCGTCCGCCTCGTCGACCGCTCCGGCAGCGGCTCCGCTCCCGAGGGCGTCACCCGAGTCCGGGGCGACGTCGGCACTCTCGACGGCGCCCGGTCCGTGATCAAGGGCGCCGCCGTCGTCTACCACTGCGTGAACGTGGCCTACCACCTGCAGGTCGACGTGATGCCCGGCATCCAGGACGCGGTGCTCGGTGCCGTGGAGGCCGAGGGTGCCCGGCTGGTCGTACTCGACACCCTCTATCCGTACGGCGAGACCCAGGGCCGGGTGATGACCGAGGACACCGCGTGGCGAGCCACCGGCCAGAAGGGCAGGATGCGTGCGGCGCTCGACGAGAAGTACCTGGCAGCCCATCAAAGGGGCCGCGCCCGTGTCGTCCTGGGCCGCTCGGCCGACTTCGTCGGACCGCAGGTCCTCAACTCGACCCTCGGCGGCGCCGTCTTCCCCGGCGCCCTGACCGGCGGCGAGGTGTACGGCCTCGGCGACATCGACTTGCCGCACAGCTACACCGACATCCGCAACGCAGCCGCCGGCCTCGCCACTCTCGGCGAGCACCCGGACGGCGACGGCCGCGTCTGGCACCTGCCCACCGCGCCGGCCCTCACCACCCGGGAGGTCTTCCGGCTGATCGAGAGGAAGGTCGGGCAGCCGCTGAACACGGTGATCAAGCAGGAGCCCGTGCCGTTCGGCCCGTTCGACCAGGTCTTCATGGACTCCTACGCCGAGTTGTTCTACCAGCACACCGAACCGCAGGTCATGGACTCGTCGGCGATCCAGGAGACGTTCGGCCTCAAGCCCATCGACCTGGACGCGACGCTCGACGACACCATCGCCTGGTACCGCGACTTCCTCGCCGCGCAACGCTGA
- a CDS encoding MSMEG_1061 family FMN-dependent PPOX-type flavoprotein, protein MTHAPARPRRISPQEVLERLGPPDAMIKEKVKDRVDDYVRHFIAHSPFLTMATADAAGRADCSPRGDYPGFVKVLDEHTLALPDRPGNKIADSFRNLAENDGVGLCFFVPGVREVLRVNGSGYVTDEPDVLTRMRIEAKRPDLAIVVEVAEVYFHCGRALVRSRLWDPASQALAEGMPSIGEMAAAQFGVDVDPKLLEASLEDAYRKLY, encoded by the coding sequence ATGACGCATGCCCCCGCACGCCCCCGACGGATCTCTCCGCAAGAGGTGCTCGAACGGCTCGGGCCACCCGACGCCATGATCAAGGAGAAGGTGAAGGACCGCGTCGACGACTATGTACGGCACTTCATCGCCCACTCGCCGTTCCTGACGATGGCGACGGCGGACGCGGCCGGACGCGCCGACTGCTCGCCGCGCGGCGACTACCCGGGCTTCGTGAAGGTCCTCGACGAACACACCCTCGCCCTCCCCGACCGCCCCGGCAACAAGATCGCCGACTCCTTCCGCAACCTCGCGGAGAACGACGGCGTCGGGCTCTGCTTCTTCGTCCCCGGCGTACGCGAGGTGCTGCGCGTCAACGGCAGCGGTTACGTCACCGACGAACCCGATGTGCTGACCCGGATGCGCATCGAGGCCAAGCGGCCGGACCTGGCGATCGTCGTCGAGGTGGCCGAGGTGTACTTCCACTGCGGGCGGGCGCTCGTCCGCTCGCGGCTGTGGGACCCGGCGAGCCAGGCGCTCGCCGAGGGCATGCCGTCGATCGGTGAGATGGCGGCCGCGCAGTTCGGCGTCGACGTGGACCCGAAGCTCCTGGAGGCGTCCCTGGAGGACGCCTACCGCAAGCTCTACTGA
- a CDS encoding PP2C family protein-serine/threonine phosphatase has product MTSTVAAVPDEQMYRILLIEDDQGDALLVEELLHDTGLRFELTTRTTLAEAHAVLAGSPIDCVLLDLHLPDVSGIDAVTAVRRRAPHTAVIVLTGLSEAQAGANAMAAGAQDYLVKGKVDGELLRRTVRYAVYRSKTERTNAEAQAARLRAEENARLERGLLPQPILDTSTVRVTSRYLPGAAWALLGGDFLDVVEGDDGLLHAVVGDVSGHGPDAAALGVFLRIAWRSLVLGGHRGNDLLHLMERILIAERGSQHLFATCTLLTLDQRAATATLHLAGHHEPLLTTAAGTQELAAAHGMALGVVPGLRRWPSTVVPLPASGALTLYTDGLTEGHNGATGERLGVDGLLGLIGELPTTDPAEHVDRLIEETHALNAGRHSDDLAVLRLDWGSPGTHGEE; this is encoded by the coding sequence ATGACCTCAACCGTCGCAGCCGTCCCCGACGAGCAGATGTACCGCATCCTGCTGATCGAGGACGACCAGGGCGACGCCCTGCTCGTCGAGGAGCTGCTGCACGACACGGGACTGCGGTTCGAGCTGACCACGCGCACGACACTGGCCGAGGCACACGCCGTGCTGGCCGGCAGCCCCATCGACTGCGTCCTGCTCGACCTGCACCTGCCCGACGTCTCGGGCATCGACGCCGTCACCGCGGTCCGGCGCCGGGCACCGCACACCGCGGTGATCGTCCTCACCGGTCTCTCCGAGGCCCAGGCGGGCGCGAACGCGATGGCCGCGGGCGCCCAGGACTACCTGGTCAAGGGCAAGGTCGACGGGGAGCTGCTGCGCCGGACGGTGCGCTACGCCGTCTACCGCAGCAAGACCGAGCGTACGAACGCCGAAGCCCAGGCCGCCCGGCTGCGGGCGGAGGAGAACGCACGCCTGGAGCGCGGTCTGCTGCCCCAGCCCATCCTCGACACCTCCACGGTCAGGGTCACCTCGCGCTACCTGCCCGGAGCCGCGTGGGCGCTGCTCGGCGGGGACTTCCTCGACGTGGTGGAGGGTGACGACGGACTGCTGCACGCCGTCGTGGGCGACGTCAGCGGACACGGGCCGGACGCCGCGGCGCTGGGTGTCTTCCTGCGCATCGCCTGGCGCTCCCTCGTGCTCGGCGGACATCGCGGCAACGACCTGCTGCACCTGATGGAGCGCATCCTGATCGCCGAGCGCGGCAGCCAGCACCTGTTCGCGACGTGCACGCTCCTGACCCTCGACCAGCGTGCCGCCACCGCCACGCTGCACCTCGCGGGACACCACGAACCCCTGCTCACCACGGCGGCGGGCACCCAGGAACTGGCGGCCGCGCACGGCATGGCCCTCGGCGTCGTCCCCGGACTGCGCAGATGGCCCTCCACGGTGGTCCCGCTCCCGGCCTCCGGCGCCCTGACCCTCTACACGGACGGACTCACCGAGGGACACAACGGAGCCACGGGCGAACGGCTCGGTGTCGACGGGCTGCTCGGCCTCATCGGGGAGCTGCCGACGACGGACCCGGCCGAGCACGTCGACCGCCTCATCGAGGAGACGCACGCGCTGAACGCCGGACGGCACTCCGACGACCTCGCGGTGCTGCGCCTCGACTGGGGGAGTCCGGGCACCCACGGCGAGGAGTAG
- a CDS encoding TetR/AcrR family transcriptional regulator: MSSDRRGLQPRKQPRQIRAELTRQRILDAAAHVFAEYGYAAGTTNRIAERARVSIGSLYQYYPNKDAILVELLIRHLDAGMAAIEAAQPDRDGLRTQSVESILRSYVGNVVESHRDDPQLLRVMMEQGPRAPELLERVARNEMRSIAYAQRLLRNHPEVRVADVDIAARLVVSTVEMVVHKVMAGPGDVDRARFEDELVTMLTRYLTGGPASSEA; encoded by the coding sequence ATGTCGTCCGACCGACGTGGACTACAGCCACGTAAACAGCCCCGTCAGATCCGGGCGGAGCTGACCCGGCAGCGCATCCTCGACGCCGCTGCTCACGTTTTCGCCGAGTACGGGTACGCGGCGGGGACCACCAACCGGATCGCGGAGCGGGCCCGGGTCTCCATCGGATCGCTGTACCAGTACTACCCGAACAAGGACGCGATCCTGGTCGAGCTGCTGATCCGGCACCTGGACGCGGGGATGGCCGCCATCGAGGCGGCCCAGCCGGACCGGGACGGACTGCGGACGCAGTCCGTCGAGAGCATCCTGCGCTCCTACGTCGGCAATGTCGTCGAGAGCCACCGGGACGACCCGCAGTTGCTCCGCGTGATGATGGAACAGGGGCCACGCGCCCCCGAATTGCTGGAGCGCGTGGCCCGGAACGAGATGCGCAGCATCGCCTACGCCCAGAGGCTGCTGCGGAACCACCCGGAGGTGCGGGTCGCGGATGTCGACATCGCCGCCCGGCTGGTGGTCTCCACGGTGGAGATGGTGGTGCACAAGGTGATGGCGGGGCCGGGCGACGTGGACCGGGCGCGGTTCGAGGACGAGCTCGTCACGATGCTCACCCGCTACCTGACGGGCGGCCCGGCCTCCTCGGAAGCGTAG
- a CDS encoding sensor histidine kinase, with the protein MTGVEGRPRVGALSTWTTRRWLRVGVALSLAILALLGATGAWVLARTATISKDLVDVRSPALTTAIRLETAILDQETGIRGYGLTGTSEFIAPYRRGLDEQKANASRLADLLEDDSDGRKDLAVVQEAVEHWQERFARPVAAEPPGAPSPLATKRAAEGKKAFDRVREALHDQQERLRAERTRARDDLMATSTLRNWVFVSIGALIVLLAALIFEGLRRGINRPLEQLGAEARTIAGGDFDHAIKPTGPADLRRLSGEIDFMRRRLVRELAFSEEARLRLDAQAAELQRSNAELEQFAYVASHDLQEPLRKVSSFTQLLQRRYAGKLDARADQYIDFAVDGANRMQVLINDLLDFSRVGRLHNAQQTVDLDTVLTRTLSTLSVAIEEAGATISHDPLPTLIADPTQMGMLWQNLIGNAVKFRRPGTPPEIRVTAEREDDLWRFTVTDNGIGIEPDYVDKVFVIFQRLHTKDAYSGSGIGLAMCKKIVEFHGGTIAVDPEYTEGARLIFTLAPHPPEAIGPSTLPEATRADAEHAP; encoded by the coding sequence ATGACCGGCGTAGAAGGGCGGCCGCGCGTGGGAGCGCTCTCCACGTGGACGACACGGAGATGGCTCCGAGTCGGGGTGGCCTTGTCCCTGGCGATCCTGGCGCTGCTCGGGGCCACGGGAGCGTGGGTCCTCGCGCGCACCGCCACCATCAGCAAGGACCTCGTCGATGTCCGTTCGCCCGCGCTGACCACCGCGATCCGCCTGGAGACGGCCATCCTCGACCAGGAGACCGGGATCCGGGGATACGGACTCACCGGCACGTCCGAGTTCATCGCCCCCTACCGGCGCGGCCTCGACGAACAGAAGGCGAACGCGTCCCGCCTCGCCGACCTGCTGGAGGACGACTCCGACGGCAGGAAGGACCTGGCGGTCGTGCAGGAGGCCGTCGAGCACTGGCAGGAGAGGTTCGCCAGGCCGGTCGCCGCGGAGCCGCCCGGCGCACCCTCGCCCCTGGCCACCAAGAGGGCGGCGGAGGGCAAGAAGGCCTTCGACCGGGTGCGGGAAGCGCTGCACGACCAGCAGGAACGGCTGCGTGCCGAGCGGACCCGGGCGAGGGACGACCTGATGGCCACGAGCACCCTGCGGAACTGGGTGTTCGTCTCCATCGGAGCGCTCATCGTCCTCTTGGCCGCGCTCATTTTCGAAGGGTTGCGGCGCGGTATCAACCGGCCGCTGGAGCAGCTCGGCGCCGAGGCGCGGACCATCGCCGGCGGTGACTTCGACCACGCCATCAAGCCGACGGGCCCCGCCGACCTGCGCCGGCTCAGCGGTGAGATCGACTTCATGCGCCGTCGTCTCGTGCGGGAACTCGCCTTCAGCGAGGAGGCGCGCCTGCGCCTCGACGCGCAGGCCGCGGAACTGCAGCGCTCCAACGCGGAGCTGGAGCAGTTCGCGTACGTGGCCTCCCACGACCTCCAGGAGCCGCTGCGCAAGGTCTCCAGCTTCACGCAGCTCCTCCAGCGGCGTTACGCGGGCAAGCTCGACGCACGGGCGGACCAGTACATCGACTTCGCGGTCGACGGGGCGAACCGCATGCAGGTCCTCATCAACGACCTGCTCGACTTCTCCCGGGTGGGGCGACTGCACAACGCCCAGCAGACCGTCGACCTCGACACGGTGCTGACCCGCACCCTGTCCACACTGAGCGTCGCCATCGAGGAGGCCGGCGCGACGATCAGCCACGACCCGCTGCCGACGCTGATCGCCGACCCCACCCAGATGGGCATGCTCTGGCAGAACCTCATCGGCAACGCCGTCAAGTTCCGGCGGCCGGGGACACCGCCCGAGATCCGCGTGACGGCGGAGCGCGAGGACGACCTGTGGCGGTTCACCGTCACGGACAACGGCATCGGCATCGAACCGGACTACGTCGACAAGGTCTTCGTCATCTTCCAGCGGCTGCACACCAAGGACGCCTACAGCGGCAGCGGCATCGGCCTCGCGATGTGCAAGAAGATCGTCGAATTCCACGGCGGCACCATCGCCGTGGACCCCGAGTACACCGAAGGCGCCCGGCTCATCTTCACCCTGGCTCCCCACCCCCCGGAAGCCATCGGCCCATCCACCCTGCCGGAAGCCACCCGCGCCGACGCGGAGCACGCACCATGA